The following are encoded together in the Arvicanthis niloticus isolate mArvNil1 chromosome 9, mArvNil1.pat.X, whole genome shotgun sequence genome:
- the LOC117714730 gene encoding taste receptor type 2 member 106-like translates to MLTVTEGILLCFATSGSVLGVLGNGFILHANCINCVKQKFSTAGFIFIGLAICRICVICIIISDGYVKLFSPGMVVSDDYITVIAYLWMITHHTSIWFATSLNLFYLLKIANFSHYVFFYLKRRINTIFIFLLGCLFISWSVASPQLVRIFNDKEQHRNTSWQFYLCKSKFIVNHILLNLGVLFFFMVAIITSFLLIISLWRHNRKMRLYVSRFKSLNTEVHVKVLKVFISFIILLILHFVGNLIETLSFLRSENKLLLISGLIISCMYPCCHSFILILANSQLKKASLKALKQLKCHKKDKDVRVT, encoded by the coding sequence ATGCTGACTGTAACAGAAGGAATCCTCCTTTGTTTTGCAACTAGTGGTTCAGTGCTAGGAGTTCTAGGAAATGGGTTTATCCTGCATGCAAACTGCATTAACTGTGTCAAGCAGAAGTTCTCCACAGCTGGCTTTATTTTCATAGGCTTGGCTATTTGCAGAATCTGTGTCATATGTATAATAATCTCTGATggatatgtaaaattattttctccagGTATGGTTGTTTCTGATGATTACATAACAGTGATTGCTTACCTGTGGATGATTACCCATCATACAAGTATATGGTTTGCTACCAGCCTCAACCTCTTCTATCTCCTGAAGATAGCAAATTTTTCTCACTACGTCTTCTTCTACTTGAAGAGAAGAATCAAtacaatatttatctttctccTGGGATGCTTGTTTATATCGTGGTCAGTTGCTTCTCCACAATTAGTGAGGATATTTAATGATAAAGAGCAACACAGAAATACTTCCTGGCAGTTTTACCTCTGTAAGAGTAAGTTCATTGTAAACCACATTCTTCTCAACCTGGGAGTCTTATTCTTCTTCATGGTGGCTATCATTACAAGCTTCCTATTAATTATTTCCCTTTGGAGACACAACAGGAAGATGCGGTTGTATGTCTCAAGATTCAAAAGCCTTAACACAGAAGTTCATGTGAAAGTCCtgaaagttttcatttcttttattatccTGTTAATCTTGCATTTTGTAGGTAATTTGATAGAAACATTGAGCTTTTTAAGATCTGAAAATAAACTGCTACTTATTTCGGGTTTgataatttcatgcatgtatCCTTGCTGTCATTCATTTATCCTAATTCTAGCAAACAGCCAGCTGAAGAAGGCTTCTTTGAAGGCACTAAAGCAATTAAAATGTCACAAGAAAGACAAGGATGTCAGAGTGACATGA